The segment AAGGCATCCTCGAAAAATAAAGCTATTTTATCGCTGTCACGCTTATAAGCCTCCGTTGATGTCTTAACAGAATCAGGTAAAGTCAAGCCTTCTTTCTTTAATAGCTGATAGCCTTCAATTAGCCAGTTGAGGATAGCACTCTGATTCTTCGGTTTGGCGAATTCACGTTTTAAGTTTTTATCCTGTTCGCTTTCATCGAAGTGTCGTTCAGGAGGGATAATCACCACTCTGCCACTGGAAAACAGCGTCATATCCGTAATAACGGGCAGATAATTGGTGTTGATATAGAGCTTAAACTTTGGCGAAAAGTCAAAAGAATTTTCATGTAGAAACCCGGTACAGCCATAACTGCCTAATACCTTAAGAATGCTCTCACATAGCGTCCCTTTACCGTTTCGAGTTGTAGCACCATAGAGAACAAACAGGCATTCATACCGAGTGTCTCCGCTGATACTGTAACCAAAGGCTTTTTGGAGGAATTTTGCCTTTTCCTCATCTCCGCTCATAATCTCATGAATAAATCTATCCCATTGCTCGCTTTTTGCTTCTGGATCATATCTAACCCCAGATATCTTTGTGAGTCTGTCCTCGCTGTTGTGGGGACGAAAATCCATGGATGTTAAAAACAATGTTCCATTGGCACAGTTGAGCACAAGCGGGTCTTGGTCGAATTCAGCTATTGATATGGGATATACGCTCTGTGCATCCTTAAGCACCGTTTCTCGGTATCTTCTTGACTGCCACTTTCGGCAATAGTCAATGTATGCCTTTCTTTGATGTTCATCCTGAATAGTCAAAGCATAGGTTAGCAGTTGGTTAGCCAATGATTTACACTTTCCCATCACTTTGAGATTACCGACATCAGGAATCCAAATACCATTCTCGTAGCAAAACCACATCTTCCTTTCGGGAACAAAGCGGGCAAAAGATTTATAATAATCAGCAAACAGCCTGCTTGCCCCAATATCCGCCCAAGGGTAGCGATCGTTACTCTTAGGCTTAAAATCAGCAAGGGAACATTCACCAAAATCTTCTGTAGCTGATGAACGTTTACCACCTGGTTTATATATTTCAGTAGCATTTATGATAGCTTTTTCTATGGTTATCATTCCATAAGTACTGCCAGACTGTGGTCTATTCCATTTATCTCGCATTAGGCCCCTCTGCCGGAAAAGTCTGTCCAGTTGAGGATTTTCTAAAAATATTTTTCTTCCTCATTGATAAGCAAAGAATTCTATTGATTCGAACCCCTAACTCAAAAAACAGCCTGTCTTTTTTCCGGTAAAGATGGTTGTAATGCGTATGCTTTTGCTCAAATTTGAGCGAAAGCGGTATTTAGTTAGTTTAAGAAGTCTTAATGCTAGAGCTTTGATTTTACAAATAGACTTACAGACTTTTTTGTCTAAAAGTATCAAATTGAATAAAAGCGAAAAAGAAAGGCATACACAACGGTCATTATTTTTGTTAATATTGTAAAATTCCTTCACAAACTCAGAATTATCATGTTATGTTTGAAGAAAATGTGCTATAATGGAAAAAAGATATAAAGAGGTGACCAAGATGACCGTTAGCTATAAAAAACTTTGGAAACTGTTGATAGACCGCGATATGAAGAAGAAAGATTTACAAGCTGCTGCGGGGATAAGTCCATCTTCAATTTCAAAACTTTCTAAAAACGAATATGTCAGTATGGACGTTCTTGTAAAAGTTTGTACGGCGCTTGGCGTTGATTTTAAAGATATCATGGAATTAGTGCCGAATATGGTTGAAGAAAGGGAGTAGAGTTATGAAAAATAACAGAAAAGAACAGGAACGGGCGGAATTACACCGCACGATATGGAATATGGCAAATGATCTAAGAGGCAGTGTAGATGGATGGGACTTTAAGCAATATGTTCTAGGTATGCTGTTTTACCGCTACATATCTGAAAATATTACTGCCTATATTAACGCCGGAGAATGGGAAGCTGGCAATACGGAATTTGATTATGCCAAGCTATCCGACGAAGAAGCAGAACAGGCACGAGAGGATTTGGTTAAGACAAAAGGCTTCTTTATTTTACCCAGCGAGCTTTTTGAAAATGTCCGAACTCGTGCAAAGGACGATGAAAACTTAAATGAAACACTAGAGCAGATTTTCAGTAATATAGAAGCATCTGCGCAAGGAACAGAGAGTGAAGATAATTTCAAAGGTCTGTTTGACGATATTGATGTTAATAGCAATAAGCTAGGTAACACTGTAGCAAAGCGTAATGAAAAGCTGGTTAAGCTAATGAATTCTGTTGGAGAAATGAAGTTGGGAGATTACAAAGACAATACCATAGATGCATTTGGTGATGCCTATGAATTTTTAATGGGTATGTATGCATCCAATGCCGGAAAAAGTGGTGGTGAATACTATACACCACAAGAGGTTTCCGAACTCCTTACCCACCTAACATTAGTAGGAAAAACCGAAGTCAACAAGGTATATGACCCCGCTTGCGGTTCTGGTTCTCTACTGCTAAAGTTTGCAAAAATCTTAGGAAAAGAAAATGTACGTCAAGGTTTCTTCGGTCAAGAAATCAACATTACAACCTACAACCTGTGCCGAATTAATATGTTCCTGCACGATATTGATTATGACAAATTTGATATTGTTCTTGGAGACACGCTAACAGATCCACAACATTGGGATGATGAGCCTTTTGAAGCCATTGTATCAAATCCACCTTATTCCATTAAATGGAAGGGAGACAATGATCCTATTTTGATTAATGATCCCCGTTTTTCTCCAGCGGGAGTATTGGCTCCTAAATCCAAGGCAGACCTTGCTTTTATTATGCATAGTCTCTCATGGCTTGCAACAAACGGAACAGCGGCTATCGTATGTTTCCCCGGTGTAATGTACCGCGGAGGCGCTGAAAAGAAAATCAGACAATACCTGATTGATAATAACTATATCGACTGTATCATTCAGTTACCGGATAACTTGTTCTATGGTACCAGCATTGCTACCTGCATTATGGTGCTGAAAAAATCCAAATCAGAAAATAGCACCTTGTTTATCGATGCATCAAAGGAATTTGTCAAGGTTACGAATAACAACAAGCTGACACAAGAAAATATTGAGACCATTCTTAATGCATTCAAAGATAGAAAAGATATTAAGCATTTTGCTAGGCTTGTGCCAAACAGTGAAATAGCTGAACAAGACTATAACCTATCTGTTTTAACTTATGTGGAACAGGAGGATACCAGAGAAAAGATTGATATTGTTGCCCTCAATGCTGAAATAGAAAAAATTGTGGCGAGGGAGCAGATTTTAAGGGAAGAAATAGATAAGATCATTGCGGAAATTGAGGTGGGCAAATGAGCAAGTTAGATGAGCTGATAGCAGAGCTTTGTCCGAATGGAGTTGAACGAAAATCACTATGGGAAGTTACCATCTGGGATAAAAAATTTAATGCAGTAGATAGGAGGAAGCAACCTAAAATCATCAAATATCCTTATTTACTTGCATCGAAACTTTTTGATCTAGAAAAAGAGGGGGGAAATGTATTTCTTCTTTCAACTGGCGAGCAAACAGGATGGACAACTGAAGAACTTGCAGGTGATAATCTATGTGAGGGAGAAGTCGTAACAATTCCTTGGGGAAAATCACGTCCTGTAAAGGATGTAATAAAGTATTACAAAGGAAAATTTGTTACGGCTGATAATCGTATTGCGACATCAGCTGATACTACAATTTTATTAAATAAATATTTATATTATTGGTTACTTAGTCAAGGGGAAGTAATAGATACATTCTATCGTGGGTCAGGAATAAAGCATCCTAGTATGAAAGATGTATTAGATATGCAAATTCCTCTTCCCACCTTACCTGTGCAGCAGGAAATTGTCCGTATTCTGGACAATTTCACAGAGCTTACAGCAGAGCTTACAGCAGAGCTTACAGCAAGAAGAAAGCAGTATGAGTATTATAGAAAAATATTGATTAAAAACTCTAACAATATTCGACAATATTCTTTGGGAGAACTTGCAACATTAAAAACGGGTAGCAAACCCAAAGATGTTTTTGAATTCCCCCATAAGTATGAATATATAAACGCAGGAACAACAAATTCTGGGTATACAGATAAAGCAAATTGTGATGGAGATACGGTTACAACTCCATCGCGAGGTCAAGGTGGAATAGGATTTGTTGGATACCAGTATGATCCATTTTGGCTCGGTCCTCTTTGCTATAGAATAAAAAGTCGTAACGATAAAATTGTAACTAATCGTTACTTGTTCTACTACTTGAGTTGTTTCAATGAAAAAATACTTGCTTATAAAAAAGAAGGAGGAACACCATCCGTCAATGCGTCTGATTTAGTGAATATTATTGTTGATGTTCCGCCGCTTACCGAGCAAAAACGCATCGTAGCTATCCTTGATCGCTTTGACGCCCTCTGTAACGACTTAACCAGCGGCATTCCGGCCGAAATCGAAGCTAGGCAAAAGCAATATGAATATTATAGGGATAAACTTTTATCTTTCAAGGAGGTGATGGCATGAGTATATATAACATCGTTGCAAGTACTGACGAAGCAACGGTTGTTGCTGAATATTCAGCTGAATATAATGTCCGTTCTGAAAAGTATCAGAGTGAGGCAGAACTTGAGCGCGACTTTATTAGGCAACTGACTTCCCAAGGATATGAATATATTTCAGTGCA is part of the Garciella nitratireducens DSM 15102 genome and harbors:
- a CDS encoding DNA primase family protein codes for the protein MRDKWNRPQSGSTYGMITIEKAIINATEIYKPGGKRSSATEDFGECSLADFKPKSNDRYPWADIGASRLFADYYKSFARFVPERKMWFCYENGIWIPDVGNLKVMGKCKSLANQLLTYALTIQDEHQRKAYIDYCRKWQSRRYRETVLKDAQSVYPISIAEFDQDPLVLNCANGTLFLTSMDFRPHNSEDRLTKISGVRYDPEAKSEQWDRFIHEIMSGDEEKAKFLQKAFGYSISGDTRYECLFVLYGATTRNGKGTLCESILKVLGSYGCTGFLHENSFDFSPKFKLYINTNYLPVITDMTLFSSGRVVIIPPERHFDESEQDKNLKREFAKPKNQSAILNWLIEGYQLLKKEGLTLPDSVKTSTEAYKRDSDKIALFFEDA
- a CDS encoding helix-turn-helix domain-containing protein translates to MTVSYKKLWKLLIDRDMKKKDLQAAAGISPSSISKLSKNEYVSMDVLVKVCTALGVDFKDIMELVPNMVEERE
- a CDS encoding restriction endonuclease subunit S, with the translated sequence MSKLDELIAELCPNGVERKSLWEVTIWDKKFNAVDRRKQPKIIKYPYLLASKLFDLEKEGGNVFLLSTGEQTGWTTEELAGDNLCEGEVVTIPWGKSRPVKDVIKYYKGKFVTADNRIATSADTTILLNKYLYYWLLSQGEVIDTFYRGSGIKHPSMKDVLDMQIPLPTLPVQQEIVRILDNFTELTAELTAELTARRKQYEYYRKILIKNSNNIRQYSLGELATLKTGSKPKDVFEFPHKYEYINAGTTNSGYTDKANCDGDTVTTPSRGQGGIGFVGYQYDPFWLGPLCYRIKSRNDKIVTNRYLFYYLSCFNEKILAYKKEGGTPSVNASDLVNIIVDVPPLTEQKRIVAILDRFDALCNDLTSGIPAEIEARQKQYEYYRDKLLSFKEVMA
- a CDS encoding type I restriction-modification system subunit M, encoding MKNNRKEQERAELHRTIWNMANDLRGSVDGWDFKQYVLGMLFYRYISENITAYINAGEWEAGNTEFDYAKLSDEEAEQAREDLVKTKGFFILPSELFENVRTRAKDDENLNETLEQIFSNIEASAQGTESEDNFKGLFDDIDVNSNKLGNTVAKRNEKLVKLMNSVGEMKLGDYKDNTIDAFGDAYEFLMGMYASNAGKSGGEYYTPQEVSELLTHLTLVGKTEVNKVYDPACGSGSLLLKFAKILGKENVRQGFFGQEINITTYNLCRINMFLHDIDYDKFDIVLGDTLTDPQHWDDEPFEAIVSNPPYSIKWKGDNDPILINDPRFSPAGVLAPKSKADLAFIMHSLSWLATNGTAAIVCFPGVMYRGGAEKKIRQYLIDNNYIDCIIQLPDNLFYGTSIATCIMVLKKSKSENSTLFIDASKEFVKVTNNNKLTQENIETILNAFKDRKDIKHFARLVPNSEIAEQDYNLSVLTYVEQEDTREKIDIVALNAEIEKIVAREQILREEIDKIIAEIEVGK